Proteins encoded by one window of Musa acuminata AAA Group cultivar baxijiao chromosome BXJ2-9, Cavendish_Baxijiao_AAA, whole genome shotgun sequence:
- the LOC135622263 gene encoding uncharacterized protein LOC135622263 — MEAFYWLLFGGLAAVVVALEMSKTNRDRAATSSAFNSFKNNYLLVYSLMMAGDWLQGPYVYYLYSQYGYGKGDIGRLFIAGFGSSMLFGTIVGSLADKQGRKRASVTYCITYILSCITKHSPQYKVLMLGRILGGIATSLLFSAFESWLVAEHNKRGFEPQWLSITFSKAIFLGNGLVAIIAGLFANLLTDNLGFGPVAPFDAAACFLAIGMAVILSTWTENYGDPSESKNLVTQFKVAASAISSDTKIALLGAIQSLFEGSMYTFVFLWTPALSPNDEDIPHGFIFATFMLSSMLGSSIASRLLSRAAPKVESYMQLVFAIAAVTLLLPVITSFLVAPSTVKGGSISFGGCIQLFGFCTFEACVGIFWPSIMKMRSQYIPEEARSTIMNFFRIPLNIFVCVVLYNVNAFPMTVMFAMCSVFLFLASILQRRLMIVAESHRSKSEDWTSLKERDAEAEPLNI; from the exons ATGGAGGCCTTCTACTGGCTGCTCTTCGGCGGGCTCGCTGCGGTGGTGGTGGCCCTGGAGATGAGCAAGACCAACAGGGACCGCGCCGCCACCTCCTCCGCCTTCAACTCGTTCAAGAACAACTACCTCCTTGTCTATTCCCTCATGATGG CCGGAGATTGGTTGCAGGGTCCGTACGTGTACTACCTCTACAGCCAGTATGGATATGGGAAGGGAGACATCGGTCGCCTCTTCATCGCCGGCTTCGGATCTTCCATGCTGTTCGggaccatcgtcggatctctggcGGACAAGCA GGGTCGGAAGAGAGCTTCTGTGACGTATTGTATCACTTATATCCTCAGTTGCATCACCAAACATTCTCCACAGTATAAGGTCTTGATGTTGGGACGCATATTAGGAGGGATTGCGACGTCACTCTTGTTTTCGGCATTTGAGTCATGGCTTGTTGCAGAACACAATAAG AGGGGTTTTGAACCACAGTGGCTATCCATAACATTTTCCAAAGCTATATTTCTTGGAAATGGCCTTGTTGCCATTATCGCTGGGTTGTTTGCTAACCTGCTGACAGATAATTTGGGTTTTGGACCTGTTGCACCCTTTGATGCTGCCGCATGTTTTCTTGCTATTGGCATGGCGGTTATATTATCAACATGGACTGAGAACTATGGAGATCCTTCTGAAAGCAAGAATTTAGTTACCCAGTTCAAGGTTGCTGCATCAGCTATTTCTTCTG ACACGAAAATTGCGTTACTTGGTGCAATACAGTCGTTGTTTGAAGGTTCCATGTATACATTTGTTTTCCTCTGGACTCCTGCTTTAAGCCCAAATGATGAAGACATTCCACACGGATTCATTTTTGCGACATTTATGCTGTCCTCAATGTTGGGTAGCTCCATTGCATCTCGACTATTGTCCCGCGCAGCACCCAAAGTTGAATCTTACATGCAGCTTGTATTTGCTATCGCTGCGGTCACTCTCCTTCTACCTGTTATTACCAGT TTCTTAGTAGCACCCTCAACAGTCAAAGGTGGAAGCATTTCTTTCGGGGGTTGTATTCAGCTCTTTGGCTTCTGCACATTTGAAGCTTGTGTTGGAATATTTTGGCCTTCCATTATGAAGATGAGGTCCCAGTACATTCCTGAAGAGGCTAGAAGCACGATCATGAACTTTTTCCGCATTCCCCTTAACATATTTGTGTGTGTTGTTCTATACAAT GTGAATGCATTCCCTATGACTGTCATGTTTGCCATGTgctctgttttccttttccttGCCTCAATTCTTCAAAGGAGGTTGATGATAGTTGCTGAGAGCCACAGATCAA AGTCTGAAGATTGGACTTCTCTGAAGGAGAGAGATGCTGAGGCGGAGCCACTGAACATTTGA
- the LOC103996615 gene encoding protein LEAD-SENSITIVE 1, with amino-acid sequence MGLLSNRVERTEIKAGDHIYSWRAAYTYSHHGIYVGGSKVVHFTRKKDTSDGINSSSSSSLSSGVPSVCPTFPDCGFHQSNSGVILSCLDCFLGNGSLYCFEYGVPPSVFLAKVRGGTCTTAESDPPETVINRAMYLLQNGFGNYDVFENNCEDFALYCKTGLLSLEELGIGRSGQASSFFGVPLAALFSTPFKLLAAGPVGMATVTAGMYCAGRYITDIGVRKDVVKVAVEDLTANLGWRRCPKERAPGKDCDALASVESIEEEKRQHL; translated from the exons atgGGTCTGCTGTCGAACCGAGTGGAGAGGACGGAGATCAAGGCAGGAGACCACATCTACTCATGGAGAGCGGCCTACACTTACTCCCACCATG GCATTTATGTTGGAGGAAGCAAAGTCGTTCATTTTACACGCAAAAAAGACACATCAGATGGTATCAATTCATCCAGCTCTTCTAGTTTGAGCTCAGGTGTTCCATCAGTTTGCCCAACTTTCCCCGACTGTGGATTTCATCAGTCCAATAGTGGGGTCATCCTCTCTTGCTTGGATTGCTTCCTTGGCAATGGCTCCCTCTACTGCTTCGAATATGGAGTGCCACCCTCAGTCTTCCTTGCAAAAGTCCGAGGTGGCACATGCACAACTGCAGAATCTGATCCTCCAGAGACGGTGATCAACAGAGCAATGTACCTACTCCAGAATGGGTTTGGAAACTATGATGTGTTCGAGAACAATTGCGAGGACTTTGCTCTTTACTGCAAGACAGGCCTTCTCTCTCTCGAAGAACTAGGTATTGGTAGGAGCGGGCAGGCATCATCATTCTTCGGTGTCCCTTTGGCAGCATTGTTTTCTACACCTTTCAAGCTGTTGGCAGCAGGGCCGGTGGGGATGGCCACCGTGACTGCTGGGATGTACTGTGCGGGCAGATACATCACTGATATAGGGGTCAGAAAGGATGTTGTAAAGGTTGCAGTAGAGGATTTGACTGCAAACCTCGGTTGGCGCCGCTGCCCCAAGGAAAGAGCTCCAGGAAAGGATTGTGATGCTTTGGCGAGTGTAGAATCTATCGAAGAAGAAAAACGACAACACTTATGA